A region of Dermochelys coriacea isolate rDerCor1 chromosome 1, rDerCor1.pri.v4, whole genome shotgun sequence DNA encodes the following proteins:
- the LOC119849688 gene encoding olfactory receptor 51G2-like isoform X2: MSAVNDTKLNAAVFLLAGLPGQEDIHLWISIPFCLVYVISIVGNSVILFIIKTDPTLHEPMYIFLSMLAITDLGISITTMPTILGICLFQFREISLDACFAQLFFIHSLSFIESSILLLMAFDRFVAISNPLRYASVLTLPRIAKMGLLFVLRGFVLTFPLPFLLKRFRYCQANILSHSYCLHQEVMKLACSDITVNSIYGLFITLLMVGLDLLLIFLSYVMILKIVLNVASPIECLRALNTCVSHLCAVVLFYTPEIGLSVLHRFRKASPPLLQILLGYVYLLVPPLMNPIVYSVKSKHLRKRIIKVFVK, from the coding sequence ATGTCAGCTGTCAATGACACCAAATTGAACGCTGCAGTGTTCCTTCTGGCCGGGCTACCTGGGCAGGAAGACATCCATCTCTGGATCTCTATCCCCTTCTGCTTAGTGTATGTTATTTCAATAGTAGGAAATTCAGTCATTCTGTTCATTATAAAAACCGATCCAACCCTCCATGAGCCcatgtacatttttctttctatGTTGGCCATCACGGACCTTGGCATATCAATAACCACCATGCCGACGATACTGGGTATATGCTTGTTTCAATTTAGAGAGATCAGCCTTGATGCCTGTTTTGCCCAGCTATTCTTCATCCACTCTCTGTCATTCATTGAATCCTCCATTCTCTTGTTGATGGCCTTTGACCGTTTTGTCGCGATCTCTAACCCACTGAGATATGCTTCTGTCTTAACTCTTCCGAGAATAGCCAAGATGGGACTGTTGTTTGTGTTAAGAGGGTTTGTCCTAACTTTCCCACTCCCCTTTCTCTTGAAGCGGTTCCGATACTGTCAAGCCAATATCCTCTCCCATTCCTACTGCCTGCACCAGGAGGTCATGAAGCTGGCTTGTTCAGATATCACAGTCAACAGCATCTATGGCTTGTTTATTACACTCTTAATGGTGGGGTTGGACTTGCTGCTCATCTTCCTCTCTTATGTGATGATCCTCAAAATAGTGCTGAATGTTGCATCCCCCATAGAGTGCCTCAGGGCCCTGAACACCTGTGTGTCCCACCTCTGTGCTGTTGTGCTCTTTTACACACCAGAGATTGGCTTATCTGTGTTACACAGATTCAGGAAGGCTTCTCCTCCATTACTTCAGATTCTCCTGGGCTATGTCTATCTGCTGGTCCCACCTCTGATGAATCCAATTGTGTATAGTGTGAAAAGCAAACACCTTCGCAAGAGGATAATCAAGGTGTTTGTCAAGTGA
- the LOC119849688 gene encoding olfactory receptor 51G2-like isoform X1: MTSTGLSLMFLLAGLPGQEDIHLWISIPFCLVYVISIVGNSVILFIIKTDPTLHEPMYIFLSMLAITDLGISITTMPTILGICLFQFREISLDACFAQLFFIHSLSFIESSILLLMAFDRFVAISNPLRYASVLTLPRIAKMGLLFVLRGFVLTFPLPFLLKRFRYCQANILSHSYCLHQEVMKLACSDITVNSIYGLFITLLMVGLDLLLIFLSYVMILKIVLNVASPIECLRALNTCVSHLCAVVLFYTPEIGLSVLHRFRKASPPLLQILLGYVYLLVPPLMNPIVYSVKSKHLRKRIIKVFVK; the protein is encoded by the coding sequence TGTTCCTTCTGGCCGGGCTACCTGGGCAGGAAGACATCCATCTCTGGATCTCTATCCCCTTCTGCTTAGTGTATGTTATTTCAATAGTAGGAAATTCAGTCATTCTGTTCATTATAAAAACCGATCCAACCCTCCATGAGCCcatgtacatttttctttctatGTTGGCCATCACGGACCTTGGCATATCAATAACCACCATGCCGACGATACTGGGTATATGCTTGTTTCAATTTAGAGAGATCAGCCTTGATGCCTGTTTTGCCCAGCTATTCTTCATCCACTCTCTGTCATTCATTGAATCCTCCATTCTCTTGTTGATGGCCTTTGACCGTTTTGTCGCGATCTCTAACCCACTGAGATATGCTTCTGTCTTAACTCTTCCGAGAATAGCCAAGATGGGACTGTTGTTTGTGTTAAGAGGGTTTGTCCTAACTTTCCCACTCCCCTTTCTCTTGAAGCGGTTCCGATACTGTCAAGCCAATATCCTCTCCCATTCCTACTGCCTGCACCAGGAGGTCATGAAGCTGGCTTGTTCAGATATCACAGTCAACAGCATCTATGGCTTGTTTATTACACTCTTAATGGTGGGGTTGGACTTGCTGCTCATCTTCCTCTCTTATGTGATGATCCTCAAAATAGTGCTGAATGTTGCATCCCCCATAGAGTGCCTCAGGGCCCTGAACACCTGTGTGTCCCACCTCTGTGCTGTTGTGCTCTTTTACACACCAGAGATTGGCTTATCTGTGTTACACAGATTCAGGAAGGCTTCTCCTCCATTACTTCAGATTCTCCTGGGCTATGTCTATCTGCTGGTCCCACCTCTGATGAATCCAATTGTGTATAGTGTGAAAAGCAAACACCTTCGCAAGAGGATAATCAAGGTGTTTGTCAAGTGA